CCCGCCAGGGCGTCCTCGAAGACCGCCGCGGCACCCGGTTCGGCGCCCAGGGCACGGGCGGCGGCCAGATAGGTGTCCGGTTGCGGCTTGCCCCGCAAACGCTGCTCCCTGGCGACGATCCCGTCGATGCGCTCCTCGAAGAGGTCCTCGATGCCCGCCGCGGCCAGCACATCACGGCAGTTGGCGCTCGAGGAGACCACGGCACGCCGCAGACCCGCGTCCCTGGCGGCGCTCACATACGCCACCGAGCCCTCGTAGGCCTCCACACCCTGCTCACGGATCTTTCGGAGCACCAGCGCGTTCTTACGGGTGCCCAGGCCGTTCACCGTCTCCCTCTCCGGCCCGTCGTCGGGCGCACCCTCGGGGAGCTGGATCCCCCGCGAGGCGAGGAAGGTGCGCACCCCGTCCTCGCGCGGCCGGCCGTCAACGTACTCGTCGTAGTCGTGCACGGCGTCGAACGGCTCGAAGGGAACGCCCTCACGTTCGGCGCGCCGGCGGAGGTAGTCGTCGAACATCTCCTTCCATGCCGCCGCGTGCACCTTCGCAGTGCGCGTGAGGACACCGTCGAGGTCGAACAGGCAAGTGCGTACGTGATCCGGAAGCCCCAGCATGCCGTCGAGGCTAGAAGGGTGAGGCGGTCACCGGGGGCGGCAGATGCCATCCGCCGCGCCACGCGTAGCCCGTGGGGATGATGCGCCGGTGTCATCCGGAGCAGCCGCGGGCGCGGCCGGGCACCGGGCCCGGCCGCACGGGGT
This portion of the Streptomyces sp. NBC_01750 genome encodes:
- a CDS encoding HAD family hydrolase, producing MLGLPDHVRTCLFDLDGVLTRTAKVHAAAWKEMFDDYLRRRAEREGVPFEPFDAVHDYDEYVDGRPREDGVRTFLASRGIQLPEGAPDDGPERETVNGLGTRKNALVLRKIREQGVEAYEGSVAYVSAARDAGLRRAVVSSSANCRDVLAAAGIEDLFEERIDGIVAREQRLRGKPQPDTYLAAARALGAEPGAAAVFEDALAGVEAGRAGEFGLVVGIDRTGQAAELRRHGADIVVNDLAELLESR